A window from Solanum stenotomum isolate F172 chromosome 5, ASM1918654v1, whole genome shotgun sequence encodes these proteins:
- the LOC125864344 gene encoding tubulin beta-2 chain-like, which translates to MREILHIQGGQCGNQIGAKFWEVVCAEHGIDSTGRYAGDSDLQLERINVYYNEATCGRFVPRAVLMDLEPGTMDSIRSGPYGQIFRPDNFVFGQSGAGNNWAKGHYTEGAELIDAVLDVVRKEAENCDCLQGFQVCHSLGGGTGSGMGTLLISKIREEYPDRMMLTFSVFPSPKVSDTVVEPYNATLSVHQLVENADECMVLDNEALYDICFRTLKLTTPSFGDLNHLISATMSGVTCCLRFPGQLNSDLRKLAVNLIPFPRLHFFMVGFAPLTSRGSQQYRALTVPELTQQMWDAKNMMCAADPRHGRYLTASAMFRGKMSTKEVDEQMLNVQNKNSSYFVEWIPNNVKSTVCDIPPTGLKMASTFIGNSTSIQEMFRRVSEQFTAMFRRKAFLHWYTGEGMDEMEFTEAESNMNDLVSEYQQYQDATADEEGEYYEEDEDEEDVNEN; encoded by the exons ATGCGTGAAATCCTTCATATTCAAGGTGGACAATGCGGTAACCAAATTGGTGCCAAGTTCTGGGAAGTTGTTTGTGCCGAACACGGCATTGATTCTACCGGACGATACGCTGGTGATTCTGATCTCCAGCTTGAGAGAATTAATGTCTATTACAATGAGGCTACCTGTGGAAGGTTTGTTCCTAGGGCTGTTCTTATGGATCTGGAGCCTGGTACCATGGACAGTATCAGATCTGGTCCTTATGGACAGATCTTCCGTCCTGATAACTTTGTTTTTGGACAATCTGGTGCTGGTAACAATTGGGCTAAGGGGCATTACACCGAAGGTGCTGAATTGATTGATGCCGTTCTCGATGTTGTTCGTAAGGAAGCTGAGAACTGTGACTGCCTTCAAG GATTTCAAGTGTGCCATTCATTGGGTGGAGGAACAGGGTCTGGTATGGGAACGCTTTTGATCTCAAAGATCAGAGAAGAATACCCAGACAGAATGATGCTTACCTTCTCCGTTTTCCCTTCACCTAAGGTTTCTGATACCGTTGTTGAGCCTTATAATGCTACCTTGTCCGTGCATCAATTGGTTGAAAATGCTGATGAGTGCATGGTTCTCGACAACGAGGCTCTATATGACATATGCTTCAGAACCCTAAAGCTTACCACCCCAAGCT TTGGAGATCTAAATCATTTGATATCAGCTACAATGTCTGGTGTCACCTGTTGCTTGCGTTTCCCTGGACAGTTGAACTCTGATCTTAGGAAGTTAGCCGTGAATCTGATTCCATTCCCTAGGCTTCACTTTTTCATGGTTGGTTTTGCACCATTGACTTCACGTGGTTCTCAGCAATACCGGGCTTTGACAGTGCCAGAGCTCACACAGCAAATGTGGGATGCCAAGAACATGATGTGCGCAGCTGACCCACGTCATGGAAGATACTTGACTGCCTCTGCTATGTTCAGGGGTAAAATGAGCACGAAAGAAGTGGATGAGCAGATGCTCAATGTGCAAAACAAGAACTCTTCCTACTTTGTTGAGTGGATTCCAAACAATGTCAAGTCAACTGTTTGTGATATCCCACCAACCGGGCTTAAAATGGCATCTACCTTCATTGGGAACTCAACATCCATTCAAGAGATGTTTAGGCGTGTGAGCGAGCAGTTCACAGCTATGTTCAGGAGAAAAGCTTTCTTGCATTGGTACACTGGGGAAGGAATGGACGAGATGGAGTTCACTGAGGCAGAAAGTAACATGAATGATCTGGTTTCTGAATATCAGCAGTACCAGGATGCCACTGCTGACGAGGAGGGAGAATATTACGAGGAGGATGAAGACGAAGAGGATGTGAATGAGAATTAA